One Candidatus Limnocylindrales bacterium genomic window carries:
- a CDS encoding ABC transporter ATP-binding protein: MTAAVTVAGLGHSYGAHRALTDVSFEVAPGEIFGLLGPNGGGKTTLFRILATLLPVSEGRVSVAGIDLARDITAVRRAIGVVFQSPSLDVKLTVRENLTHHGRLYGLRGSQLQAAIDAALARLGLSDRTAAIVETLSGGLKRRVELAKGLLSAPSILILDEPSTGLDPGARRDLWSYLADLRARSGTTVLVTTHLMEEAERCDRLGILDHGRLVSSGTPDALRRKIGGDVLTIKTPDPAGLRAELLERFGHDSITVDGTVRLERPDAHLLIRQIYEAIPDRIESISLGHPTLEDVFIHETGHRFWSE, from the coding sequence ATGACCGCTGCCGTCACCGTTGCGGGTCTCGGTCACAGCTACGGCGCACATCGGGCACTCACCGACGTCAGCTTCGAGGTCGCACCCGGAGAGATCTTCGGGCTGCTCGGGCCCAACGGCGGGGGCAAGACGACGCTGTTTCGCATCCTGGCCACGCTTCTGCCCGTCAGCGAGGGCCGAGTCTCGGTGGCCGGCATCGATCTGGCCCGCGACATCACGGCCGTGCGCCGCGCCATCGGAGTGGTGTTCCAGTCGCCGAGCCTGGACGTCAAGCTGACCGTGCGCGAGAACCTGACACACCACGGGCGTCTCTACGGTCTGCGAGGAAGCCAGCTGCAGGCAGCCATTGATGCCGCACTGGCGCGCCTCGGCCTCTCCGACCGCACGGCTGCGATCGTCGAGACCTTGTCGGGCGGACTCAAGCGCCGCGTCGAGCTCGCCAAGGGCCTGCTCTCGGCCCCATCGATCCTCATCCTGGACGAGCCATCGACGGGTCTCGACCCCGGCGCGCGGCGCGATCTGTGGTCGTACCTCGCCGACCTGCGCGCCCGCAGCGGCACCACAGTGCTGGTGACGACGCATCTGATGGAAGAGGCCGAACGATGCGATCGCCTCGGAATTCTCGACCACGGCAGACTGGTGTCGTCGGGCACGCCCGATGCGCTACGCCGCAAGATCGGCGGCGACGTGCTGACGATCAAGACGCCCGATCCGGCCGGGCTTCGCGCGGAGCTGCTCGAGCGTTTCGGTCATGACTCGATCACCGTTGATGGAACGGTGCGCCTGGAGCGGCCGGACGCTCATCTGCTGATCCGTCAGATCTACGAGGCGATCCCTGACCGCATCGAGTCCATCAGCCTCGGCCATCCCACGCTCGAGGACGTTTTCATTCACGAGACCGGCCACCGCTTCTGGAGCGAATGA
- the cyoE gene encoding heme o synthase has protein sequence MRSASTPLRASRSAAVDRSQVYLELTKPRITLMVLLTVAVGFFAAHAANAPLMLVHVLIGTALSCSGSGALNQYLERETDESMDRTRFRPLPARRVSATAAMALGAALSIGGVVYLAVTVNLLSAVLNAVTVATYLFVYTPMKRLTPLSTLAGAVPGALPPVIGWTAATGEIGAGAAVLFAILFLWQIPHFLAIGWMYRDDYARGGFPMLVVVDGSGDATARQMVVYSLALIPVSLLLTAAGAAGSFYFWCALAAGLFYFRASLVAARERTATAARRLLLCSVIYQPALFAALFVERAWWSVAR, from the coding sequence ATGAGAAGCGCCTCTACGCCGCTGCGCGCGAGCCGTTCGGCGGCGGTCGATCGATCGCAGGTCTATCTCGAGCTGACCAAGCCGCGCATCACGCTGATGGTGCTGCTGACGGTCGCCGTCGGGTTCTTCGCCGCGCACGCGGCCAACGCACCGCTCATGCTCGTGCACGTCCTCATCGGAACCGCTCTTTCGTGCTCGGGATCGGGTGCTCTCAATCAATATCTGGAGCGCGAGACGGACGAGTCCATGGACCGCACGCGCTTCCGTCCGCTGCCGGCGCGGCGCGTGTCGGCAACGGCAGCCATGGCACTCGGCGCGGCGCTCTCCATCGGCGGCGTCGTCTATCTTGCCGTGACGGTCAATCTGCTGTCGGCCGTTCTCAATGCCGTCACGGTGGCGACGTACCTGTTCGTCTACACGCCGATGAAGCGGCTCACGCCCCTGTCGACGCTGGCCGGCGCGGTCCCGGGGGCGCTGCCGCCGGTGATCGGCTGGACCGCGGCCACCGGCGAGATCGGCGCCGGCGCGGCGGTCCTGTTCGCGATCCTGTTCCTGTGGCAGATCCCTCACTTCCTGGCCATCGGCTGGATGTATCGCGATGACTACGCACGCGGCGGCTTTCCGATGCTGGTCGTGGTCGACGGGAGCGGCGATGCAACGGCGCGCCAGATGGTCGTGTATTCGCTGGCGCTGATTCCGGTCTCGCTGCTGCTGACGGCCGCCGGCGCTGCAGGCAGCTTCTACTTCTGGTGCGCGCTGGCGGCAGGCCTCTTCTATTTTCGCGCCAGCCTGGTGGCTGCGCGCGAGCGCACGGCGACAGCGGCGCGGCGCCTGCTGCTGTGCTCGGTGATCTACCAGCCGGCGTTGTTTGCCGCGTTATTCGTGGAGCGCGCATGGTGGAGCGTTGCCCGATGA
- a CDS encoding COX15/CtaA family protein, with translation MSREDVRPSVHRTARIGVAAAFVLIVAGGLVTSRDAGLAVPDWPLAYGELNPPGWWRIENVRTEHLHRIIAFLVASWTAFLLWQVWRHPDTLTRRLGFAAAALVLVQALLGGLRVLHLSLDLAMVHGLVGQMYFASMIAVATVTAPGWSDAREPVAATDRTLAAMLLAAVVAQLGLGIFIRHLGVSVRPLAGSALYYSHVVLAGLVLCLVLELRRRAQALSEEVELPCTRLLVSLMAVQIVLGIGSFIVTESMEYDRQATVLEAWLPTLHVACGAAILGATVVLNLHAARSALGVRPLPATAPERGLAA, from the coding sequence ATGTCCCGTGAAGATGTCCGCCCGAGCGTCCATCGAACCGCACGGATAGGCGTTGCCGCGGCTTTCGTGCTGATCGTGGCCGGCGGCCTCGTGACCAGCCGGGACGCAGGGCTGGCGGTCCCGGACTGGCCGCTCGCCTACGGCGAACTCAACCCCCCTGGCTGGTGGCGCATCGAAAACGTGCGTACGGAGCACCTGCATCGCATCATCGCGTTTCTGGTCGCGTCCTGGACCGCCTTTCTGCTCTGGCAGGTCTGGCGCCATCCCGACACGCTGACCCGGCGCCTGGGCTTCGCTGCGGCGGCGCTGGTTCTGGTGCAGGCATTGCTCGGCGGACTGCGGGTCCTGCATCTGTCCCTGGACCTTGCCATGGTGCATGGCCTGGTCGGACAGATGTATTTCGCTTCGATGATCGCCGTGGCCACGGTGACGGCGCCCGGCTGGTCTGATGCCCGCGAGCCCGTGGCCGCAACGGACCGGACGCTGGCGGCAATGCTGCTGGCAGCCGTCGTGGCGCAACTCGGCCTCGGCATCTTCATCCGGCACCTGGGCGTGTCGGTGCGTCCGCTCGCCGGCAGCGCCCTCTACTACTCGCACGTCGTTCTGGCCGGCCTCGTCCTGTGTCTGGTGCTGGAGCTGCGGCGGCGCGCGCAGGCGCTGAGCGAGGAGGTGGAGCTGCCGTGCACGCGGCTGCTGGTGTCGCTGATGGCCGTGCAGATCGTGCTCGGGATCGGCTCCTTCATCGTCACGGAGTCCATGGAGTACGACCGTCAGGCGACCGTGCTCGAGGCCTGGCTGCCGACCCTGCACGTGGCGTGCGGCGCGGCCATTCTGGGTGCGACCGTCGTCCTCAACCTTCACGCCGCGCGCAGCGCGCTCGGCGTGCGGCCGCTTCCCGCCACCGCTCCCGAGCGAGGGCTGGCGGCATGA
- a CDS encoding carboxypeptidase regulatory-like domain-containing protein, which translates to MKKSIALTTTAALLLSCSLGAAPALAGSITGKVKFEGTPPERRKIQMTADPVCDKLNPEGRQGEVMVIGADGGIQNVIVHVKEGLPADKKFDTPTTSVVLDQKGCMYTPHVLTAQVDQVVEIKNSDATLHNVHALPTKSPQFNNAMPIQNQVIKKKFSTPEMPVHVKCDVHPWMSAYIGVFTHPFHAVTAADGSFTIDNVPAGNYTVEAWHENLGTKTASVTVADGAATADFSFAGK; encoded by the coding sequence ATGAAGAAGTCGATCGCTCTGACCACGACCGCGGCGCTGCTCCTTTCCTGCAGCCTCGGCGCAGCCCCCGCCCTCGCCGGCTCCATCACCGGCAAGGTCAAGTTCGAGGGCACACCTCCGGAGCGTCGCAAGATCCAGATGACCGCCGACCCCGTCTGCGACAAGCTCAATCCCGAAGGACGGCAGGGCGAGGTGATGGTCATCGGCGCGGACGGCGGCATTCAGAATGTCATCGTCCACGTCAAAGAGGGCCTGCCGGCAGACAAGAAGTTCGATACGCCAACGACGTCCGTCGTGCTGGATCAGAAGGGCTGCATGTACACGCCGCACGTGCTGACGGCGCAGGTCGACCAGGTCGTCGAGATCAAGAACAGCGACGCCACGCTGCACAACGTGCACGCGCTGCCCACCAAAAGCCCGCAATTCAACAACGCCATGCCCATCCAGAACCAGGTCATCAAGAAGAAGTTCTCGACCCCGGAGATGCCGGTGCACGTCAAGTGCGACGTTCACCCGTGGATGTCCGCCTACATCGGCGTCTTCACGCACCCGTTCCATGCGGTGACGGCAGCCGACGGCTCCTTCACGATCGACAACGTTCCGGCGGGCAACTACACGGTGGAGGCCTGGCATGAGAACCTCGGCACCAAGACCGCCAGCGTCACCGTGGCCGACGGCGCCGCCACAGCCGACTTCTCGTTCGCTGGCAAGTAA
- a CDS encoding glutamine synthetase family protein: MTDAASGRLSLSELERLIRSGEIDTVMTVFPDLYGRLVGKRITGHFFLEETAADGMHCCDYLLACDMEMDPVAGYEFASWQRGYGDILARPDLATLRRAGWLERTAVVFCDLFDEHDHQPVAVAPRTILQRQRERAAAMGFVAKAGSELEFFLLRESYEEADGKYFAGLTPFGRYVEDYHILQGAREEPIVGAIRRAMDASAVPVEFSKGEWGPGQHEINLRYGEVLEMADRHALYKEAAKQIAAAHGHALTFMAKFDEALAGNSFHLHMSLWSKDDDRPVFAGDSPLPGSDVAASDAFRWYLGGLLTHARECMLLFAPNVNSYKRYVAGSFAPTRIAWSYDNRTVGFRLVGSGSSLRAECRVPGGDANPYLVMAIALAAGLDGIERRVEPPAQFRGDAYQAGELPCVPLSLEEALREFRSSAWVRSVLGDAVVDHYAHFAEIELQKFARVVTTWERRRFLERG; encoded by the coding sequence ATGACCGATGCAGCTTCAGGAAGGCTTTCCCTGTCCGAACTCGAGCGGCTGATCCGGTCCGGTGAGATCGACACCGTCATGACCGTCTTCCCGGACCTATACGGACGCCTGGTGGGCAAGCGCATCACCGGCCATTTCTTCCTGGAGGAGACGGCCGCCGACGGCATGCACTGCTGCGACTACCTGCTGGCATGCGACATGGAGATGGACCCGGTGGCAGGCTACGAGTTCGCGTCCTGGCAACGCGGCTACGGCGACATCCTCGCGCGGCCGGATCTCGCGACGCTCCGTCGTGCCGGCTGGCTCGAGCGCACCGCCGTCGTCTTCTGCGACTTGTTCGACGAGCACGATCATCAGCCGGTGGCGGTTGCGCCGCGAACCATCCTGCAGCGCCAGCGCGAGCGCGCGGCCGCGATGGGCTTCGTGGCCAAGGCAGGGTCGGAACTGGAGTTCTTCCTGTTGCGCGAGAGCTACGAGGAAGCCGATGGAAAATATTTCGCGGGCCTGACGCCGTTCGGGCGCTACGTCGAGGACTACCACATCCTGCAGGGCGCGCGTGAAGAGCCGATCGTCGGCGCGATTCGCCGAGCCATGGACGCGTCGGCGGTTCCTGTCGAGTTCAGCAAGGGCGAGTGGGGCCCGGGCCAGCACGAGATCAACCTTCGATACGGCGAGGTGCTCGAGATGGCCGACCGGCATGCGCTCTACAAGGAAGCGGCCAAACAGATCGCGGCCGCCCACGGGCATGCGCTGACTTTCATGGCCAAGTTCGACGAGGCACTGGCCGGCAACAGCTTCCACCTGCACATGAGCCTGTGGAGCAAGGACGACGATAGACCCGTTTTCGCCGGCGACAGCCCGCTTCCGGGTTCCGACGTCGCCGCCTCGGATGCCTTCCGCTGGTATCTGGGCGGGCTGCTGACGCACGCCCGCGAGTGCATGTTGCTGTTCGCGCCCAACGTGAACTCGTACAAGCGTTACGTAGCCGGCAGCTTCGCGCCCACACGCATCGCCTGGTCCTATGACAACCGCACCGTGGGCTTCCGCCTGGTCGGCAGCGGCAGCTCGCTGCGAGCGGAGTGTCGAGTCCCAGGCGGCGACGCCAACCCCTATCTCGTCATGGCCATCGCGCTGGCGGCAGGCCTCGACGGCATCGAGCGGCGCGTCGAGCCGCCCGCGCAATTCCGCGGCGACGCGTACCAGGCAGGCGAGCTCCCCTGCGTGCCTCTGAGCCTCGAAGAAGCGCTGCGCGAGTTCCGATCCAGCGCCTGGGTACGCAGCGTCCTCGGGGACGCTGTCGTCGACCACTATGCACACTTCGCCGAGATCGAGCTGCAGAAGTTCGCGCGTGTCGTGACGACATGGGAGCGGCGGCGTTTTCTGGAGAGGGGATGA
- a CDS encoding gamma-glutamyl-gamma-aminobutyrate hydrolase family protein (Members of this family of hydrolases with an active site Cys residue belong to MEROPS family C26.) has protein sequence MGRPAVGITTYTPAGSDTALYSLPRDYIDALARADASPVLMVPHGADALDRLDGLVLTGGGDIDPSIYGADWHETNYFVDPVRDRFELDLAREAMESGLPLLAICRGLQIVNVALGGTLVAHLPERYGEAVAHRAVPRSPVGHCAIIAERSLLAEVVGAEVLEVHSWHHQCVDRLGRGLTATAHAEDGVVEALELENARGWMLAVQWHPELGAASSLRQQAIFDAFARAAALRREQRSVAGGA, from the coding sequence ATGGGAAGACCGGCCGTCGGAATCACAACGTACACGCCCGCTGGCAGCGATACCGCGTTGTACTCGCTTCCGCGCGACTACATCGATGCGCTCGCTCGCGCAGACGCCTCGCCGGTGTTGATGGTGCCGCACGGAGCCGACGCGCTGGATCGGCTCGACGGTCTGGTGCTGACGGGCGGTGGCGACATCGATCCGTCCATCTACGGTGCCGATTGGCACGAGACCAATTACTTCGTCGATCCGGTGCGCGATCGGTTCGAGCTCGACCTGGCGCGCGAGGCCATGGAAAGCGGCCTTCCGCTGCTGGCCATCTGCCGCGGCCTGCAGATCGTCAATGTCGCGCTTGGCGGGACGCTGGTCGCGCATCTGCCCGAAAGGTACGGCGAGGCCGTGGCGCACCGCGCTGTTCCGCGCAGCCCGGTCGGACACTGCGCGATCATCGCCGAGCGTTCGTTGCTGGCCGAGGTCGTCGGGGCCGAGGTGCTGGAGGTGCACTCGTGGCATCACCAGTGCGTGGACCGGCTGGGGCGGGGCCTGACGGCGACGGCGCACGCGGAAGACGGCGTCGTCGAAGCGCTGGAGCTGGAGAACGCACGCGGCTGGATGCTGGCCGTGCAGTGGCATCCGGAGCTCGGCGCGGCTTCGAGTCTGCGTCAGCAGGCGATTTTCGACGCATTCGCGCGCGCGGCGGCGCTGCGGCGCGAGCAGCGATCGGTTGCAGGAGGTGCATGA
- a CDS encoding glucose 1-dehydrogenase, with amino-acid sequence MMDRLAGKVAIVTGGGGGIGKATAMAMAREGAKVVVADNRMEPASAAAQEIVARGGKAQAFEVDVRVSEQVAALVAFAEQAYGALHVMFNNAGVFHDDDGSVLDTEEAIWNLVIDVNLKGVFLGCKHAVPALLRSGGGSIINTASFVAVLGAAVSQSAYTASKGGVLALTRELAVEWARKGIRANALCPGPIDTPLLAELLKDPAARQRRMVHIPMGRLGKAEEIAEAVVFLASDESSYVTGTTFLVDGGIAAAYVTPE; translated from the coding sequence ATGATGGATCGGCTGGCCGGCAAAGTGGCGATCGTGACCGGGGGCGGCGGCGGCATCGGCAAGGCCACCGCCATGGCGATGGCGCGCGAAGGCGCCAAGGTGGTCGTGGCCGACAACCGCATGGAGCCGGCCAGCGCCGCGGCGCAGGAGATCGTCGCGCGCGGCGGCAAGGCGCAGGCTTTCGAGGTGGACGTGCGCGTGAGCGAGCAGGTGGCGGCGCTCGTGGCGTTCGCGGAGCAGGCTTACGGCGCGCTTCACGTGATGTTCAACAACGCCGGCGTCTTCCATGACGACGATGGCTCGGTTCTCGATACCGAGGAGGCGATCTGGAACCTCGTCATCGATGTCAACCTCAAGGGCGTCTTCCTGGGCTGCAAGCATGCCGTTCCGGCGCTGCTGCGAAGCGGCGGTGGCTCGATCATCAACACGGCATCGTTCGTCGCGGTGCTGGGAGCAGCGGTTTCGCAGAGCGCGTATACGGCCAGCAAGGGCGGCGTGCTGGCGTTGACGCGCGAGCTGGCGGTGGAATGGGCGCGCAAGGGCATCCGCGCCAATGCCCTGTGTCCGGGGCCGATCGACACGCCGTTGCTGGCCGAGCTGCTCAAGGACCCGGCGGCGCGCCAGAGAAGGATGGTGCACATCCCGATGGGCCGCCTGGGAAAGGCCGAGGAGATCGCCGAAGCAGTGGTGTTCCTGGCCTCCGACGAATCATCCTATGTGACCGGCACGACGTTCCTCGTCGATGGCGGCATCGCCGCCGCCTACGTCACGCCGGAATGA
- the cysC gene encoding adenylyl-sulfate kinase — MSEPKSKNIVWHQTTVTRDEREQINGHRGCTVWLTGLSGSGKSTLANLLEKALWERGVRSFVLDGDNVRHGLNKDLGFSPKDRTENIRRIGEVAALFTDAGVVNITAFISPYRADREIARKAAPEGRFIEVYVQCDLDECERRDPKNLYKKARAGEIPEFTGISAPYEAPEAAELIINTAGKTPEENLREIVAYLESSGFIPRA, encoded by the coding sequence ATGTCGGAACCGAAGTCGAAGAATATCGTTTGGCACCAGACCACCGTAACGCGCGACGAGCGCGAGCAGATCAATGGCCACCGTGGATGCACGGTATGGCTGACCGGCCTTTCCGGCTCGGGCAAATCGACCCTGGCCAACCTCCTCGAGAAGGCGCTGTGGGAGCGCGGCGTGCGCTCCTTCGTCCTCGATGGCGACAACGTTCGGCACGGTCTGAACAAGGACCTCGGGTTCTCGCCCAAGGATCGCACCGAAAACATCCGCCGCATCGGCGAGGTGGCCGCGCTGTTCACCGACGCCGGGGTCGTCAACATCACGGCCTTCATCTCGCCGTACCGCGCCGACCGGGAGATCGCCCGCAAGGCCGCACCCGAAGGCCGATTCATCGAGGTCTACGTGCAATGCGACCTGGACGAGTGCGAGCGGCGCGATCCGAAGAACCTCTACAAGAAGGCCCGGGCCGGGGAGATTCCGGAGTTCACGGGAATCTCCGCGCCGTATGAAGCGCCCGAGGCAGCCGAGCTGATCATCAACACTGCCGGCAAGACGCCCGAGGAGAACCTGCGCGAGATCGTCGCGTACCTCGAGAGCAGCGGCTTCATTCCGCGCGCGTAG
- the rpsU gene encoding 30S ribosomal protein S21 — protein sequence MEVRVEGSLERAMRVLKKKLAAEGVFKEMKVRAFYEKPSVRRKRKRQEAERKRRKALRRAQRQNA from the coding sequence ATGGAGGTACGTGTCGAGGGCTCGCTGGAGCGCGCAATGCGTGTTCTCAAGAAGAAGCTGGCTGCCGAGGGCGTCTTCAAGGAGATGAAGGTTCGCGCGTTCTACGAGAAGCCGAGCGTTCGTCGGAAGCGAAAGCGGCAGGAGGCCGAGCGCAAGCGTCGCAAGGCGCTGCGTCGCGCGCAGAGGCAGAACGCCTGA
- a CDS encoding inositol monophosphatase family protein: MLARTSLAIELTRRAGAYIAAAMGGHRAVEFKSAVDLVTEIDRGAQSIIIDGIARSFPDDAIVAEEDVGQRASDGPCWYVDPLDGTTNFVHRLPHFAVSVAYLEHGRPQAAAVYDPCKDEMFTAERGGGAFCNGRALQVSATQALAQSLLVTGFPYDRREHIDAYLDYLRLFILRAQDVRRYGSASLDLCYVAAGRFDGFWEWKLQPWDTAAGWLVVEEAGGSVSDFDAGQYDAWLPRILATNGHIHSQAVAVLGELSARTQVLSAP, encoded by the coding sequence GTGCTCGCTCGAACCTCGCTTGCCATCGAGCTCACGCGGCGCGCCGGCGCCTACATCGCCGCTGCGATGGGCGGGCATCGCGCAGTCGAATTCAAATCCGCGGTGGACCTGGTCACGGAGATCGATCGCGGCGCGCAGTCCATCATCATCGACGGCATCGCGCGATCGTTTCCGGACGACGCCATCGTGGCCGAGGAAGACGTCGGCCAGCGTGCCAGCGACGGTCCCTGCTGGTACGTGGATCCGCTCGACGGCACCACCAACTTCGTGCACCGGCTGCCCCACTTCGCCGTGTCGGTTGCCTATCTGGAGCACGGCCGGCCGCAGGCCGCCGCGGTCTACGACCCGTGCAAGGACGAGATGTTCACCGCCGAGCGCGGCGGCGGCGCGTTCTGCAACGGAAGGGCCCTCCAAGTGTCGGCGACGCAGGCGCTGGCGCAATCACTGCTCGTCACCGGCTTTCCCTACGACCGGCGCGAGCACATCGATGCCTATCTCGACTACCTCCGCCTCTTCATCCTGCGCGCCCAGGACGTGCGCCGCTACGGCTCGGCCAGCCTCGATCTCTGCTACGTTGCCGCCGGCCGATTCGATGGCTTCTGGGAGTGGAAGCTGCAGCCCTGGGACACGGCGGCCGGATGGCTGGTGGTCGAGGAGGCGGGCGGATCGGTCAGCGATTTTGACGCCGGACAGTACGATGCCTGGCTTCCGCGCATCCTGGCCACCAACGGCCACATCCATTCCCAGGCCGTGGCGGTCCTTGGCGAGTTGTCGGCACGGACACAGGTTCTGAGCGCACCATAG
- the ispE gene encoding 4-(cytidine 5'-diphospho)-2-C-methyl-D-erythritol kinase, producing MRAPAKVNLYLRVLGRRPDGYHELDSLMFAVSLYDELTIQVNPSRRRAISCRVSGAERVAGGASNLAARAAAAMLEHLGVRCRVAIRLRKNVPFGAGLGGGSSDAAAVLRVLPRLLGRRLPAATLRAMALRLGADVPFFLTCRPARARGIGERLSLVAGVPEGALAIVVPPSRVDTGWAYRTALPGLTSGRSVSRLPPLPRRLDAVDSWFFNDFGVGIERAVPEVRVCRERLARLGARATVLSGSGSAVVGWFDDMAAAKAAASSFAPPDKAYAARILRSAPRPQSALAAALENRGRNRG from the coding sequence GTGCGTGCTCCGGCCAAGGTCAATCTCTACCTTCGCGTGCTCGGCAGGAGACCCGACGGCTATCACGAGCTGGACTCGCTGATGTTCGCCGTCTCGCTCTACGACGAGCTGACGATCCAGGTAAATCCTTCGCGGCGCCGCGCGATCTCGTGCCGCGTCTCCGGCGCCGAGCGCGTTGCGGGCGGCGCCTCCAACCTGGCGGCGCGCGCGGCCGCTGCGATGCTCGAGCATCTGGGCGTCCGCTGCCGCGTCGCGATCCGGCTTCGCAAGAACGTGCCGTTCGGTGCCGGCCTCGGCGGCGGGAGCAGCGATGCCGCGGCTGTCCTGCGTGTGCTGCCGCGCCTGCTGGGACGGCGGCTGCCGGCGGCAACGCTGCGCGCGATGGCACTGCGGCTGGGGGCCGATGTCCCCTTCTTCCTCACCTGCAGACCGGCGCGCGCCCGCGGCATCGGCGAGCGCTTGAGCCTCGTCGCCGGCGTGCCCGAGGGCGCGCTGGCGATCGTGGTCCCGCCCTCGCGCGTGGACACGGGATGGGCCTATCGAACGGCGCTTCCTGGTTTGACTTCGGGCAGGTCGGTCTCTAGGCTCCCGCCCTTGCCGCGCCGGCTCGACGCCGTCGACTCTTGGTTTTTCAACGACTTCGGTGTGGGCATCGAACGTGCCGTGCCGGAGGTTCGGGTCTGCCGCGAGCGGCTTGCCCGTCTCGGCGCACGAGCCACGGTGCTGTCGGGCAGCGGGTCGGCCGTGGTGGGCTGGTTCGACGACATGGCCGCAGCGAAAGCGGCCGCTTCGAGCTTCGCGCCGCCCGACAAGGCCTATGCCGCCAGGATCCTGCGCAGCGCTCCGCGCCCGCAGTCCGCACTCGCAGCCGCGCTCGAAAACCGTGGTCGAAACCGCGGTTGA